Genomic segment of Mycolicibacterium psychrotolerans:
GCGGCGCCGACGAACTTCAGCGCCGATTCGGTGGGGACCACCCGCACGGAGTGGCCGGCCTCGGTGAGCTGACGGACCACGGTCGCCGCCTTGTAGGCGGCGATGCCGCCGGCGACGCCGACGATGATCCGCTTGCGCTCGGCCATCCCCCGGCGCCGCGTTCCTACTCGCCCTCGGTGTGCTCGAGCAGATCCTCGTGGATCTCGCGCATCGCGATCGACAGCGGCTTCTCCTGCAGACCGGGCTCGACCAGCGGACCGACGTACTCGAGGATCCCGTCACCGAGCTGGTTGTAGTAATCGTTGATCTGACGTGCGCGTTTGGCGGCGTAGATCACCAGCGCGTACTTGCTCGACGCGCGGTCCAGCAACTCGTCGATGGGCGGGTTGGTGATGCCCAACGGCGTGTCGTAGGAGCTGGCTGCGGACGGATCGAGGTCCACGGCGGCCAGCCGCGTGTCGGCGTGCGGGGTGCTCACGAAAAAGATCTCCTGGCGATTCGGATCGAGAATTCAAGACTGTTCGCGCCGCACCGGTGTGCGGGCCACCAGCAAGGATACCAACGCAGCGCAGGCCGATTCCAATTCACTGTTGACGACGACCTCGTCGAAGTCGCCCTGCGCGGCCAATTCGGTGCGTGCCGTCGCCAGCCGGCGGGCCATCACCTCGGGCGTTTCAGTGCCCCGGCCGGTCAGCCGGTGTTCGAGTGTCTGCCAATCGGGCGGGGCGAGGAAGACGGTGACCGCCTCGGGCATCGCCTTCTTGACCGCTCGCGCCCCGGCCAGATCGACCTCGATGAGGACCGGCCTGCCGGCCGCGGTTGCCGCACGGACAGGTGCGGCGGGCGTACCCGAGCGGTGCAGCCCGCCGTGGATCTCCGCCCATTCCAGCAGCTCACCAGTGTCGATGAGGCGCTGGAACCGCTCGGGCGTCACGAACGTGTAGTCCACGCCGTCGCGTTCGCCGGGCCGCGGCGCCCGCGTCGTCACGGAGACGCTGAAATAGAGGTCAGCGACCCGGTCCCGCAGGCAGCGGACCACCGTGGACTTGCCGACGGCAGACGGGCCGGACAGCACCATGACCGGAGCCTGTGGGTGCGTGTCCGGCCCTCCGCCTTCGCTCACTGACCTCCCTTACGAGAAGTCGAACTTTTCCAGCAGGGCCTTGCGCTGACGATCGCCCAGGCCACGCAGCCTGCGGGTCGGGGCGATCTCGAGCTCGGTCATGATCTCCTGCGCCTTGACCTTGCCGACCTTGGGCAGCGCCTCCAGCAGTGCGGAGACCTTCATCTTGCCCAAGACCTCGTTGGTCTCGGCGTCCTTGAGAACCTGCTTGAGGTTGGTGCCGCCGCGCTTGAGCCGGTCTTTGAGCTCGGCTCGGGCTCGACGTGCGGCAGCAGCCTTCTCCAACGCTGCCGCGCGCTGTTCGTCGGTCAACTGGGGAAGGGCCACGGGTTCCTCCGTCTCGTCACCATCTGTTTTTCTCTCGGCCGGTCGTGGTGGATCGCGAACCAGCCAGCGTGGACGACCGTACCCACGCTGGCTGACGAAAGCTAACCCCACCCCCGGGTTCTGCCTTCAAAAGCCCAGCGTGTAGGGCGCAAGGGAGCCTGCGCCGGGATCGGCGCGTGGCCGCGAGCCGAGATTGCCGAAATCGACGCCAGCGGCGGAAATGCCTGCATATCGATGGTTTTACCGCCGACGGGCCACAACCGCCGTCGCCTGCCCGGACGCCGGCGTGCGTCACACCCGCCCCAGGCGGGTGAGTCGAGAAATTTTCGCTGGTCAGTCCCGGTCGGGCGTGTCGCACGGACCATCAGGCCTGCAGGTGTGCCACCGCATCGCGCATCGCGTTCGCGGCGCCGAGCAGCTCCGCCATCCCCGGACCGGCCCGCAGCACCTCGCGGGACACCGCTGGCAGCAACTGGCCCGGTAGGGCGCCGCCCAGCCCCGCCAACGCCTCCGGACGACCGCCCTGGGCACCGACGCCGGGGACCAGCACCGGGCCGCCCAGACCGCTCACATCGGGCGGATCGGTCAGCGTCGCACCGACGACCACCCCGACCGACCCGGACGGCGCGCCGCCGTTGACCGCGGCGGCGGCGTCGACGATCGACTGCGCCACGGTGCGTCCCCCGGCGTCGGCACGCTGCACGGAGGCCCCCTCGGGGTTGGAGGTGGCCGCGAGCACGAAGACACCGCGGTCGTGGGCGAGCGCGGTGTCCAGCAGGGGCTGAAGCGAGCCGAAGCCCAGGTAGGGCGAGGCGGTCACGGCGTCGGCGGCCAGCGGCGAGTCGCCGGCCCAGGCCGCGGCGTAGGCGGCCATCGTCGAGCCGATGTCGCCGCGCTTGGCGTCGGCGAGCACGAGCACCCCCTCGGCGCGCAGCGCCGCGATCGTGCGCTCGAGGACCGCGAAGCCCGCCGAGCCGTACGCCTCGAAGAAGGCGACCTGCGGTTTGACGACAGCGAACCCGGCGAACGCAGTCACGCAGATCTCGCTGAAACGGGCCAGCCCGTCGACGTCTGTGCCCAGCCCCCAGGCACGCAGCAACTCGGGATGCGGATCGATGCCCAGGCACAGCGGGCCGCGCTGCGCCATCGCGCCGGACAGGCGGTCACCGAATCCGCCCACCGTCACGACCCCAATGCGCTGTGCAGGTCCTGCAGCGACATCACGCCGATGTCGCCGCGGATGCCCGCCTCGATGCCCTGCACCGCGGCCGAGGCGCCCTGCACGGTCGTCACGCACGGGATGTTCATCGCGACCGCCGCCGACCGGATCTCGTAGCCGTCGATGCGCGGGCCGGAGTTGCCGTACGGCGTGTTGATCACCATCTGAACGTCCCCCGCCTTGATGGCGTCGACCGCCGACACCGCGGGCCGGTCCGGGCTCGGTTCTTCGAAGTGCTTGCGCACCTCGTCACACGGAATCCCGTTGCGCCGCAACATCTCCGCGGTACCCTCGGTGGCCAGGATGTGGAAGCCGAGGTCGGCGAGGCGCTTGACCGGGAACACCAGCGACCGCTTGTCGCGGTTGGCGACCGACACGAACACGGTGCCCTCGACGGGCAGCGAGCCGTAGGCGGCGGTCTGGCTCTTGGCGAACGAGCTGCCGAAGTCGTGGGCGATGCCCATCACCTCGCCGGTGGACTTCATCTCCGGTCCGAGCAGGGAGTCGATCTGGCTCCCGTCGTGCTTGCGGAACCGATGAAAAGGCAGAACGGCCTCCTTGACCGCCACCGGGGCGTTGCGCGGGACGCGGGCCCCGTCGCCCTCGGCCACCAGGATGCCCTCCTCGCGGAGCCCGGCGATGGTGGCGCCCAGCATGATCCGCGCACAGGCCTTCGCCAGCGGCACCGCGGTCGCTTTGGAGACGAACGGCACCGTGCGACTGGCGCGCGGGTTGGCCTCCAGCACATAGAGCACGTCGTCCTTGAGGGCGTACTGCACGTTGAGCAGGCCCACCACCCCGACGCCGAAGGCGATCGCCTCGGTGGCGCGCCGGACGGCCTCGATGTCACTGCGGCCCAGCGTCACCGGAGGAAGCGCGCACGCGGAGTCCCCGGAGTGGATCCCGGCTTCCTCGATGTGCTCCATGATGCCGCCGATGTAGACCTCGGTGCCGTCGCACAGGGCGTCGACGTCGATCTCGATCGCGTCCTCGAGGAAGCGGTCCACCAGCACGGGGTGCTCGGGTGAGAGTTGGGTGGCCCGGGTGATGTAGCCCTCGAGCGTGTCCTCGTCGTAGACGATCTCCATGCCGCGCCCGCCCAGCACGTAGGACGGCCGCACCAGCACGGGATAACCGATCTCGGCGGCGATGCGACGGGCCTGGTCGAAGCTCGTCGCCATCCCGAACCGCGGGGCGGGCAGGCCGGCGTTGGTCAGCACCTCGCCGAAGCGGCCGCGGTCCTCGGCCAGATCGATCGCCTCCGGCAGCGTGCCGACGATCGGCACCCCGGCCTTCTCCAAGCGCTCGGCCAGCCCCAGCGGCGTCTGCCCGCCGAGTTGGACGATGACGCCGACCACCCCGGGGCCTCCGCGGCCCGAGTACTGCTCGGCGAAGTAGATCTCGAGTACGTCCTCGAACGTCAGCGGCTCGAAGTAGAGCCGGTCGGCGGTGTCGTAATCCGTCGAGACGGTCTCGGGATTGCAGTTGATCATCACGGTCTCGAAGCCGGCCTCACTCAACGTGGTCGCGGCGTGCACACAGCTGTAGTCGAACTCGATGCCCTGCCCGATGCGGTTGGGCCCCGACCCGAGGATCAGCACCTTCGGCTTCTCGGCCTGGGGCGCCACCTCGCTCTCGGCGGCGGGGTCGAGCTCGTAGCTGCTGTAGTGGTACGGCGTCTTGGCCTCGAATTCGGCGGCGCAGGTGTCGACGGTCTTGAACACCGGATGGATGCCGAGCCGCTGCCGCAGCGCGCGCACGCCCATCTCGCCGGCCAGTTCCGGTCGCAGCGCGGCGATCTGGCGGTCGGAGAGCCCGTTGTGCTTGCTGCGGCTCAGCAGCTCCTCACCGAGCACCGGAGCGTCGATCAGCTCCGCGCGCAGCTCGACGAGCCCGCTGATCTGGTCGACGAACCAGGGGTCCACCCCGGACGCGTCCGCGACCTGTTCGACGCTCGCGCCCAGGCGCAGCGCGTACTCGATGTCGTAGAGCCGCCCGTCGGTCGGGGTGCGCAGCCGCTCGAGCACCTCATCGACGTCGCCCTCGATGTCGTCGCCGGTCCAGAACCCGGTGCGGCTGGTCTCCAACGAGCGCATCACCTTGCCCAGCGCCTCGACGAAGTTGCGGCCCAGCGACATCGCCTCGCCCACCGACTTCATCGTGGTGGTCAGGGTGGCGTCGGCGCCCGGGAACTTCTCGAAGGCGAACCGCGGCGCCTTGACCACGACATAGTCCAGCGTCGGCTCGAAGCAGGCCGGCGTCTCCTTGGTGATGTCGTTGACGATCTCGTCGAGCGTGTAGCCGATCGCCAGCTTCGCGGCGATCTTGGCGATCGGGAATCCGGTCGCCTTCGACGCCAGGGCACTGGACCGGGACACCCGGGGGTTCATCTCGATGACGATGAGCCGGCCGTCTCTCGGGTTGACGGCGAACTGGATGTTGCAGCCGCCGGTGTCGACGCCGACCTCGCGCAGGATGTCGATGCCCAGGGTGCGCATCGTCTGGTACTCGCGGTCGGTCAGCGTCATCGCCGGCGCGACGGTCACCGAGTCACCGGTGTGCACGCCCATCGGGTCGAAGTTCTCGATCGAGCACACCACCACCACGTTGTCGTGGCCGTCGCGCATCAGCTCGAGCTCGTATTCCTTCCATCCGTAGATGGACTCCTCGATCAGCACGTTCGCCGAGGGCGACGCGGTGAGTCCGTCACCGGCCATCCGTTCGACGTCCTCGGCCGAGTGCGCCATGCCCGAACCGAGGCCGCCCATCGTGAAGCTGGGCCGCACCACGACGGGCAACCCGAGGTCGGCGACGGTCTCACGCACCTCGTCCATCGTGAAACACACGCGGCTGCGCGCGGATTCGCCGCCGACCTTGCTGACGATGTCCTTGAACTTCTGCCGGTCCTCGCCGCGCTGGATCGCCTCGAAGTCGGCGCCGATCAGTTCGACGCCGTAGCGGTCCAGTGCGCCGTTCTCGTACAGCTTGACCGCCGTGTTCAGCGCGGTCTGTCCGCCCAGGGTGGCCAGCAGCGCGTCGATCTTGTGGCCGCGCTCGGCCTGCTGGGCGATCACCTTCTCGACGAATTCGGCGGTGATCGGTTCGACGTAGGTGTGGTCGGCGAACTCGGGGTCGGTCATGATCGTCGCCGGATTGGAGTTGATCAGCGTCACCTCCAGGCCTTCGGCCCGGAGCACCCGGCAGGCCTGCGTGCCGGAGTAGTCGAACTCCGCGGCCTGTCCGATCAGGATCGGCCCGGAGCCGATCACCAGGATGTGGTTGAGGTCTGCGCGGCGCGGCATTACTTTTCTCCCGCCATCAGCTCGATGAATTGGTCGAACAGGTAGTTCGCGTCGCGGGGGCCCGCAGCCGCTTCGGGGTGGTACTGCACCGAGTACGCCCGCTTGTTGGTCAGCGCGATCCCTTCGACCACACCGTCGTTGGCGCAGGTGTGGGTCACCACCGCCCGGCCGAACGGGGTGTCGAACTCTTCGCCGGCCCCGCCCTCGAGCGCGAACCCGTGGTTCTGCGCGGTGATCGCCACCCGCCCGGTGGCATGGTCCATCACCGGGATGTTGATGCCGCGGTGACCGAAGGTCATCTTGTAGGTCGACCGGCCCAGCGCCCTGCCGAGGATCTGGTTGCCGAAGCAGATGCCGAACAGCGGGACACCCGCGCCGATCACCTCGCGGGTCACCTCGACGACGTGGTCGGCGGTGGCCGGATCACCCGGGCCGTTGGACAGGAACACCCCGTCGGGCCGCAGGTCGGCGATCTCGGCGAAGTCCGCCGACGAGGGCAGCACGTGGGTGCGGATGCCGCGTTCGGAGAAGTTCCGCGGGGTGTTGGTCTTGATGCCGAGATCGAGCGCGACCACGGTGAAGCGTTGCTGCCCTTGCGGTTCCACCACATAGCGGTCGGCGGTGGAGACCTCGCCCGCGAGGTCGGCGCCGAGCATCGAGGCCTGCCCGCGTACCCGGGCGAGCAGCTCCTCGGTGTCGCCCAGTGCGGCGCCGCTGAACACGCCGGCTTTCATCGACCCGCGGCTGCGCAGATGCCGGACGACGGCACGGGTGTCGATGCCCGCGATGCCGACGACACCCTGGCGCGCCAACTCGTCGTCGAGCGTTCCGGTGGCCCGCCAGTTCGACGCACGCGGCGACGGATCGCGCACCGCGTAGCCGGCGACCCAGATCTTGTCGCCGCGGCTCTCGCTGTCCTCGTGGTTCCAGCCGGTGTTGCCGATCTGCGGCGCGGTGGCCACCACGATCTGCCGGTGGTAGCTCGGGTCGGTCAAGGTCTCCTGGTAGCCCGACATGCCCGTCGAGAACACGGCCTCGCCGAGCGTCTCGCCGACCGCGCCGAACGGTGTGCCGGTGAAGACCCGACCGTCCTCGAGCACGAGCACGGCTCTGTCCTCCGTCATGCAACCTCCTCCGGAAGCCATTTCGAGTATTCGCGCCGGTCGTCGGCGCGGAAGCCGGTGTCGATCTCCACTCCCGATGGCAGTCGCCAGCGGATGGCGAGAATGCCCTCGTGGGTCAGCGCCTTGCCCGCCAGGCTCTTCTCGGTGCGGATCGCGGTGATCGCGTCGTCGGGGATCCAGATCGGTCCGGCACCGGTGCGCTGCACCATGATTCCCTCCGGGTAGCGGGTGAGGACGGCCTTGGCGCGGAACCCGAGGTCGCCCGCGGCGACCCGGTCGTTCCAGTGCGGGACGAGCGTGCTGCCGACGTAGAGCCCCTTGGTGGGGGCGACGGTCGCCGAGCCCACCGTGTCGGGCAGCGACGGCAGCGTGCCGACGAGTTCGGCCTGGCGCTCGGCGCGGTGCCGCCAGCCGCGCAGCATGGCCCCGATCAGGATCGCGATGACCAACGCCAGCACAGCGGCCATGATCAGCGAGGCCACCAATGTCCCGGTGTTCATCCGCCGGCCTTCCCGTCGCGGGCGGTGATCGTGCCGCGCAGCAGGGTCGCCGTCACCACGGCAGGGAATTCCATGTCCTCGTACGGGGTGTTGCCGGAACGGCTGGCCAGGTCGGACCCGCGGACCGTCCAGGTGGCGTCCGGGTCGACGACCGTCAGGTTCGCGGGCTCCCCGACCTCCAGCGGCCGGCCCTGATCGGGCAGGCCGACGATGCGCGCCGGCGCCTCGCTCATCACCCGGGCGATGTCACGCCAGGTCAGCAGGCCGGGCCGGACCATCGTCTCGACGACCACCGACAGCGCCGTCTGCAGCCCGAGCATGCCGGGCCGCGCGTTGGCGAACTCGCACATCTTCTCGTGCTCGGCGTGGGGCGCGTGATCGGTTGCCACACAGTCGATCACGCCGTCGGCAAGCGCTTGGCGCAGTGCCACCGCATCGGCCGCCTCGCGCAGCGGCGGGTTGACCCGGTTGCGTCCGTCGTAAGACTCGAGCCGCGAGTCGTCGAGCAGCAGGTGATGCGGGGTGACCTCGGCGGTGATCGAGACGCCCTGCTCCTTGGCCCACCGGATCAGCTCGACGGTGCCTGCCGTGGAGGCGTGGCAGATGTGCACCCGCGCACCGGCGTCGCGGGCCAGCAGCGCGTCGCGGGCGACGATGGATTCCTCGGCGACGCGTGGCCAGCCCGCGAGTCCCAGGCGGGCGGCGTTGGGTCCCTCGTGGGCGACGGCGCCGACGGTCAGGCGCGGTTCCTCGGCATGCTGGGCGATCAGCACGCCCAGGCCGGAGGCGTACTCGAGTGCACGGCGCATCACCAGCGGATCGTCGACGCACACACCGTCGTCGGAGAACATCCGGACCTGCCCGACGCCGGCCGCCATCAGACCCATCTCGGTGAGTTGCTTGCCCTGCAGCCCGACGGTGACCGCGCCGACCGGGTGCACGTCGACCAGGCCGACCTGCCGCCCGCGCTGCCAGACGTGGTCGGTGACGACGACGCTGTCGGCGACCGGATCGGTGTTGGCCATCGCGAAGACCGCCGTGTAGCCGCCCAGGGCCGCTGCGGCCGAACCGGTTTCGATGTCCTCGGCGTATTCGCGGCCGGGCTCGCGCAGATGGGTGTGCAGGTCGACGAAGCCGGGCAGCAGGATCTGACCGGTGGCGTCGATGGTCTCGTCCCCGGCCAGTCCCGAGCCGATCTCGAGGATCTGCCCGTCTCCGACCAGGACATCGACGGGGTCGCCCTCGCCGTAGAGGCGTACGCCTGCGAGCACGACGGTCATGCGCTGATCGCCTCCATTTCGGCACCGACGAGAAGGTGGAACAGCACCGCCATCCGGACATGCACTCCGTTGGAAACCTGTTGCAGCACAGCCGATTGCGACGAGTCGGCCACTGAGTACGCGATCTCCATGCCGCGCAGCATCGGGCCGGGGTGCAGGACGACGGCGTGATCGGCCAACTGCGCCTGCCGCTTCTCCGACAGGCCGTAGCGCACCGAGTACTCACGCGACGACGGGAAGAAGCCGCCGTTCATCCGCTCGGCCTGCACGCGCAGCATCAGCACGGCGTCGGCGAGCGGCAGTTCGGCGTCGAGTTCGTGGGACACGCTCACCGGCCATCCGGCGACCCCGACGGGCAGCAGGGTGGGCGGAGCGACCAGCACCACCTCCGCCCCGAGGGTGTGCAGCAGCGCCACGTTGGACCGGGCGACGCGGCTGTGCAGCACGTCGCCGACGATGACCACCCGCTTGCCCTCGATCGCGCCGAGGCGCTGCCGGATGGTGAGTGCGTCGAGCAGCGCCTGGGTCGGATGCTCGTGGGTGCCGTCGCCGGCGTTGATGACCGACGGGCCGCCGTCCTCGTCGACCGTCCAGTCGGCGAGCTGTTGGGCCGCACCGGAGGCGGGATGGCGGATGATCAGCGCGTCGGCGCCCGCGGCCCGCAGCGTCAGCGCGGTGTCGCGCAGCGATTCTCCTTTGGACACAGACGATCCCGACGCGCTGACGTTGATGACGTCGGCGCTCATCCACTTGCCGGCCACCTCGAACGACACCCGCGTGCGTGTGGAGTTCTCGTAGAACATCGTGATGATGGTCCGGCCGCGCAGCGTCGGCAGTTTCTTGACCTCCCGGCCGAGCAGCGCCTCGCGGAACCGGTCGGCATCGTCCAGGATCGCGGTGGCGTCGTCCCGACTCAGGTCGGCCGCGGTAAGCAGATGTTTCACCTCGTCGGCCCTCCATACGGTGCGATGGAAATCCCGTCG
This window contains:
- the rpoZ gene encoding DNA-directed RNA polymerase subunit omega, translating into MSTPHADTRLAAVDLDPSAASSYDTPLGITNPPIDELLDRASSKYALVIYAAKRARQINDYYNQLGDGILEYVGPLVEPGLQEKPLSIAMREIHEDLLEHTEGE
- the gmk gene encoding guanylate kinase, with the translated sequence MVLSGPSAVGKSTVVRCLRDRVADLYFSVSVTTRAPRPGERDGVDYTFVTPERFQRLIDTGELLEWAEIHGGLHRSGTPAAPVRAATAAGRPVLIEVDLAGARAVKKAMPEAVTVFLAPPDWQTLEHRLTGRGTETPEVMARRLATARTELAAQGDFDEVVVNSELESACAALVSLLVARTPVRREQS
- the mihF gene encoding integration host factor, actinobacterial type → MALPQLTDEQRAAALEKAAAARRARAELKDRLKRGGTNLKQVLKDAETNEVLGKMKVSALLEALPKVGKVKAQEIMTELEIAPTRRLRGLGDRQRKALLEKFDFS
- the pyrF gene encoding orotidine-5'-phosphate decarboxylase — encoded protein: MGGFGDRLSGAMAQRGPLCLGIDPHPELLRAWGLGTDVDGLARFSEICVTAFAGFAVVKPQVAFFEAYGSAGFAVLERTIAALRAEGVLVLADAKRGDIGSTMAAYAAAWAGDSPLAADAVTASPYLGFGSLQPLLDTALAHDRGVFVLAATSNPEGASVQRADAGGRTVAQSIVDAAAAVNGGAPSGSVGVVVGATLTDPPDVSGLGGPVLVPGVGAQGGRPEALAGLGGALPGQLLPAVSREVLRAGPGMAELLGAANAMRDAVAHLQA
- the carB gene encoding carbamoyl-phosphate synthase large subunit, giving the protein MPRRADLNHILVIGSGPILIGQAAEFDYSGTQACRVLRAEGLEVTLINSNPATIMTDPEFADHTYVEPITAEFVEKVIAQQAERGHKIDALLATLGGQTALNTAVKLYENGALDRYGVELIGADFEAIQRGEDRQKFKDIVSKVGGESARSRVCFTMDEVRETVADLGLPVVVRPSFTMGGLGSGMAHSAEDVERMAGDGLTASPSANVLIEESIYGWKEYELELMRDGHDNVVVVCSIENFDPMGVHTGDSVTVAPAMTLTDREYQTMRTLGIDILREVGVDTGGCNIQFAVNPRDGRLIVIEMNPRVSRSSALASKATGFPIAKIAAKLAIGYTLDEIVNDITKETPACFEPTLDYVVVKAPRFAFEKFPGADATLTTTMKSVGEAMSLGRNFVEALGKVMRSLETSRTGFWTGDDIEGDVDEVLERLRTPTDGRLYDIEYALRLGASVEQVADASGVDPWFVDQISGLVELRAELIDAPVLGEELLSRSKHNGLSDRQIAALRPELAGEMGVRALRQRLGIHPVFKTVDTCAAEFEAKTPYHYSSYELDPAAESEVAPQAEKPKVLILGSGPNRIGQGIEFDYSCVHAATTLSEAGFETVMINCNPETVSTDYDTADRLYFEPLTFEDVLEIYFAEQYSGRGGPGVVGVIVQLGGQTPLGLAERLEKAGVPIVGTLPEAIDLAEDRGRFGEVLTNAGLPAPRFGMATSFDQARRIAAEIGYPVLVRPSYVLGGRGMEIVYDEDTLEGYITRATQLSPEHPVLVDRFLEDAIEIDVDALCDGTEVYIGGIMEHIEEAGIHSGDSACALPPVTLGRSDIEAVRRATEAIAFGVGVVGLLNVQYALKDDVLYVLEANPRASRTVPFVSKATAVPLAKACARIMLGATIAGLREEGILVAEGDGARVPRNAPVAVKEAVLPFHRFRKHDGSQIDSLLGPEMKSTGEVMGIAHDFGSSFAKSQTAAYGSLPVEGTVFVSVANRDKRSLVFPVKRLADLGFHILATEGTAEMLRRNGIPCDEVRKHFEEPSPDRPAVSAVDAIKAGDVQMVINTPYGNSGPRIDGYEIRSAAVAMNIPCVTTVQGASAAVQGIEAGIRGDIGVMSLQDLHSALGS
- the carA gene encoding glutamine-hydrolyzing carbamoyl-phosphate synthase small subunit, whose translation is MTEDRAVLVLEDGRVFTGTPFGAVGETLGEAVFSTGMSGYQETLTDPSYHRQIVVATAPQIGNTGWNHEDSESRGDKIWVAGYAVRDPSPRASNWRATGTLDDELARQGVVGIAGIDTRAVVRHLRSRGSMKAGVFSGAALGDTEELLARVRGQASMLGADLAGEVSTADRYVVEPQGQQRFTVVALDLGIKTNTPRNFSERGIRTHVLPSSADFAEIADLRPDGVFLSNGPGDPATADHVVEVTREVIGAGVPLFGICFGNQILGRALGRSTYKMTFGHRGINIPVMDHATGRVAITAQNHGFALEGGAGEEFDTPFGRAVVTHTCANDGVVEGIALTNKRAYSVQYHPEAAAGPRDANYLFDQFIELMAGEK
- a CDS encoding PH-like domain-containing protein, yielding MNTGTLVASLIMAAVLALVIAILIGAMLRGWRHRAERQAELVGTLPSLPDTVGSATVAPTKGLYVGSTLVPHWNDRVAAGDLGFRAKAVLTRYPEGIMVQRTGAGPIWIPDDAITAIRTEKSLAGKALTHEGILAIRWRLPSGVEIDTGFRADDRREYSKWLPEEVA
- a CDS encoding dihydroorotase, which encodes MTVVLAGVRLYGEGDPVDVLVGDGQILEIGSGLAGDETIDATGQILLPGFVDLHTHLREPGREYAEDIETGSAAAALGGYTAVFAMANTDPVADSVVVTDHVWQRGRQVGLVDVHPVGAVTVGLQGKQLTEMGLMAAGVGQVRMFSDDGVCVDDPLVMRRALEYASGLGVLIAQHAEEPRLTVGAVAHEGPNAARLGLAGWPRVAEESIVARDALLARDAGARVHICHASTAGTVELIRWAKEQGVSITAEVTPHHLLLDDSRLESYDGRNRVNPPLREAADAVALRQALADGVIDCVATDHAPHAEHEKMCEFANARPGMLGLQTALSVVVETMVRPGLLTWRDIARVMSEAPARIVGLPDQGRPLEVGEPANLTVVDPDATWTVRGSDLASRSGNTPYEDMEFPAVVTATLLRGTITARDGKAGG
- a CDS encoding aspartate carbamoyltransferase catalytic subunit, with product MKHLLTAADLSRDDATAILDDADRFREALLGREVKKLPTLRGRTIITMFYENSTRTRVSFEVAGKWMSADVINVSASGSSVSKGESLRDTALTLRAAGADALIIRHPASGAAQQLADWTVDEDGGPSVINAGDGTHEHPTQALLDALTIRQRLGAIEGKRVVIVGDVLHSRVARSNVALLHTLGAEVVLVAPPTLLPVGVAGWPVSVSHELDAELPLADAVLMLRVQAERMNGGFFPSSREYSVRYGLSEKRQAQLADHAVVLHPGPMLRGMEIAYSVADSSQSAVLQQVSNGVHVRMAVLFHLLVGAEMEAISA